A portion of the Leifsonia sp. EB41 genome contains these proteins:
- a CDS encoding ABC transporter substrate-binding protein encodes MKKRSIGAIVAAGAVVALSLAACSGGGGGTAAAGGTSGTVPTVKMMVGGIDKQIYLPYQLAQQLGFYKKYGVNVELSTEQNGGVGAEDAMASGQVDMAGAWYIHTVDFQSKGKDVINLVQLSGAPGERVMCNPKAGVTSAADFKGKNMGVTDLGSGTDELTQFLAAKQGVTKKEYNTIAVHAGATAIAAIQRGSADCVMTTQPTVGALTSQKLAVSAVDMATTKGATKALGGAWPAAGLLANASWVKGHEDAAQKVVDALVATMHWINTHSAADIANKMPQDFVQNSTITKQQYIDGLATDKGQFLPDGIMPAGGPKVIFDMEKTIGVDTSKVKISDTFTNKYADAANKLEGTKITTTPAGADG; translated from the coding sequence ATGAAGAAGCGCAGCATCGGTGCCATCGTGGCAGCGGGCGCCGTCGTGGCCCTGAGCCTCGCAGCCTGCTCCGGCGGTGGAGGCGGCACCGCGGCGGCCGGCGGCACCTCCGGCACGGTGCCGACCGTCAAGATGATGGTCGGCGGCATCGACAAGCAGATCTACCTCCCCTACCAGCTCGCCCAGCAGCTCGGCTTCTACAAGAAGTACGGCGTGAACGTCGAGCTCTCGACCGAGCAGAACGGCGGCGTCGGCGCCGAGGACGCGATGGCCTCCGGCCAGGTGGACATGGCCGGCGCGTGGTACATCCACACCGTCGACTTCCAGTCGAAGGGCAAGGACGTCATCAACCTCGTCCAGCTCTCCGGCGCCCCCGGCGAGCGCGTGATGTGCAACCCGAAGGCCGGTGTCACCTCGGCCGCCGACTTCAAGGGCAAGAACATGGGCGTCACCGACCTCGGGTCGGGCACCGACGAGCTGACCCAGTTCCTCGCCGCCAAGCAGGGCGTGACGAAGAAGGAGTACAACACCATCGCCGTGCACGCCGGCGCGACGGCCATCGCGGCCATCCAGCGCGGCTCCGCGGACTGCGTGATGACCACGCAGCCGACGGTCGGTGCGCTCACCTCCCAGAAGCTCGCCGTCTCGGCGGTCGACATGGCGACCACGAAGGGCGCGACCAAGGCGCTCGGCGGCGCCTGGCCGGCGGCCGGTCTGCTGGCGAACGCGAGCTGGGTGAAGGGCCACGAGGACGCCGCGCAGAAGGTCGTCGACGCGCTCGTCGCGACGATGCACTGGATCAACACGCATTCGGCCGCGGACATCGCGAACAAGATGCCGCAGGACTTCGTCCAGAACAGCACGATCACCAAGCAGCAGTACATCGACGGCCTGGCGACCGACAAGGGCCAGTTCCTGCCGGACGGCATCATGCCCGCCGGCGGCCCGAAGGTCATCTTCGACATGGAGAAGACCATCGGCGTCGACACCTCGAAGGTGAAAATCAGCGACACCTTCACCAACAAGTACGCGGATGCCGCGAACAAGCTGGAGGGCACCAAGATCACCACGACACCGGCCGGCGCGGACGGCTGA
- a CDS encoding ABC transporter ATP-binding protein: MVEHRPRSAAAAPAAEEAARIDIVGLTKRFLTPKGETFTAIRDVTLTVEPGQFCAIVGPTGCGKSTTLAQVSGLERPSGGSVSVGGRIVDGITSGVSYMFQADSLFPWKTVLANVMIGPILLGTPKKEATALAMDWLRRVGLAGFEDRYPHQLSGGMRKRVAMAAALINNPRILLMDEPFGALDVQTKAIMQTELLTLWEELRPSVLFITHDLDEAVALSDRVVIMTSSPGTVKDVFDIDLPRPRGNVQEIRHEEKFLDIQGRIWESLRDEVTRAYEQTAGAAA; encoded by the coding sequence ATGGTCGAACACCGACCCAGAAGCGCCGCCGCGGCCCCCGCGGCCGAGGAGGCGGCGCGCATCGACATCGTCGGACTGACGAAACGCTTCCTCACGCCGAAGGGTGAGACCTTCACGGCCATCCGCGACGTCACCCTCACGGTCGAGCCCGGCCAGTTCTGCGCCATCGTCGGCCCGACCGGCTGCGGCAAGTCCACCACGCTCGCTCAGGTCTCCGGCCTGGAGCGGCCGAGCGGCGGCTCCGTGAGCGTCGGCGGCCGGATCGTGGACGGCATCACCAGCGGCGTGAGCTACATGTTCCAGGCCGACTCGCTCTTCCCCTGGAAGACCGTGCTGGCCAACGTGATGATCGGCCCCATCCTCCTCGGCACGCCGAAGAAGGAGGCCACGGCCCTCGCGATGGACTGGCTGCGCCGGGTCGGCCTGGCCGGCTTCGAGGACCGCTACCCGCACCAGCTCTCCGGCGGCATGCGCAAGCGCGTCGCGATGGCGGCCGCGCTGATCAACAACCCGCGCATCCTGCTCATGGACGAGCCGTTCGGCGCGCTCGACGTGCAGACGAAGGCGATCATGCAGACCGAACTGCTCACCCTGTGGGAGGAGCTGCGGCCGTCTGTGCTGTTCATCACCCACGACCTCGACGAGGCCGTGGCGCTGTCCGACCGTGTGGTCATCATGACCAGCAGCCCGGGGACGGTCAAGGACGTCTTCGACATCGACCTGCCGCGACCGCGCGGCAACGTTCAGGAGATCCGGCACGAGGAGAAGTTCCTCGACATCCAGGGCCGGATCTGGGAGTCGCTCCGTGACGAGGTCACGCGGGCCTACGAGCAGACGGCAGGAGCGGCGGCGTGA
- a CDS encoding ABC transporter permease: MTIAEKENAQKKTGTPASTPLAERETELRVAGRRAHRRRVGWIWVGRFAVAIVVVGGWQWFTSVGWVDKFFYGQPSGIWDSLVHLFTQGTAFGTIWENLWITVQEAFLGFLLGTLLGVVFGILLGSNRYLASVFGPYIKVVNSIPRIVLGSIFIVAFGLGVFPKVLLAAVLVFFVVFFNAFQGVREVDQNLVANVRVLGASPVQVARHVTIPSAMTWIIASLHTAFGFAIIGALVAEVLGAQHGVGLIISQAQGSFDPDTVFACMVIVAVVTLVAEYLITLLEKSLLKWRPPSRSEAQAI; the protein is encoded by the coding sequence ATGACGATCGCAGAGAAAGAAAACGCGCAGAAGAAGACGGGCACGCCCGCCTCCACCCCCCTCGCCGAGCGCGAGACCGAGCTCCGGGTCGCCGGGCGCCGCGCGCACCGCCGCCGGGTCGGCTGGATCTGGGTCGGCCGGTTCGCCGTCGCCATCGTCGTGGTCGGCGGCTGGCAGTGGTTCACCTCCGTCGGCTGGGTCGACAAGTTCTTCTACGGCCAGCCCTCCGGCATCTGGGACAGCCTGGTGCACCTGTTCACGCAGGGCACCGCGTTCGGGACCATCTGGGAGAACCTCTGGATCACGGTCCAGGAGGCCTTCCTCGGCTTCCTGCTCGGCACCCTGCTGGGCGTCGTGTTCGGCATCCTGCTCGGCTCCAACCGCTACCTCGCGTCGGTCTTCGGCCCGTACATCAAGGTCGTGAACTCGATCCCCCGCATCGTGCTCGGCTCGATCTTCATCGTCGCGTTCGGCCTCGGCGTCTTCCCGAAGGTGCTCCTCGCCGCCGTGCTGGTGTTCTTCGTCGTCTTCTTCAACGCCTTCCAGGGCGTGCGGGAGGTCGACCAGAACCTGGTGGCGAACGTCCGGGTGCTCGGAGCCTCGCCGGTGCAGGTCGCCCGGCACGTGACCATCCCGTCGGCCATGACCTGGATCATCGCCAGCCTCCACACCGCGTTCGGCTTCGCGATCATCGGCGCCCTGGTGGCCGAGGTGCTCGGCGCCCAGCACGGCGTCGGCCTCATCATCAGCCAGGCGCAGGGCAGCTTCGACCCGGACACGGTCTTCGCCTGCATGGTCATCGTCGCCGTGGTCACCCTCGTGGCCGAGTACCTGATCACCCTCTTGGAGAAGTCCCTCCTCAAGTGGCGTCCGCCGAGCCGGTCCGAGGCTCAGGCGATCTGA